The Sphaerisporangium siamense genome includes the window GCGTACGGCGAGGGAGCGGTAGTGGTCAAGGTTGTTCTCCCGGCTGGTCGCCACGTCGCCGGCGATCCTCGTCCGGACCAGGTGGTCTCTCAGCTCTTCCCGCGAAGGAGGGGTCGCGGTCTCCATCGTTCACTCCGTCCACTCGGCAGGTCGTGCGGCCCTCGCGCGACCGTCACACGTCACGCACGGGCGGCCGCCACGCCATGCGGCCCCCTCAGGGCTCGGGATCCAGCCCGTGCGAGGGGAAGATCGCCTTCCGCGTCGCCATGATCGCCCGGTCTATGGAGTCCCCGGGGTCGTAACCCCGCGACAGATCGTGAAATTCCGGATCACGGCCATCGGTCATGCTCAGCGGAGGCAACTCGCCCGTACGTTCGGTGGCGAACGCGCGCCAGCTCGGCGGCGTCTCGGTGGCGGGCTCGATCGGGTCGCCCGCGGCCTCGGCGATCAGGTGGGTCCACGCGCGCGGCACCACCTGCACCAGCTCGTAGCCGCCGCCCCCCGTGGCCAGCCACCGGCCGCCCGCCGTCTCGTGGGCCAGCGCATGCAGCTCGGCGTACGCCCGGCGCTGGCCGTCCAGGCTCAGCATCAGATGCGCCAGAGGGTCCAGGGCGTGGCTGTCGCACCCGTGCTGGGTGACCAGGACGTCCGGCGCGAACTCGCGCAGCAGCGGCGGCACCACCGCGTGGAAGGCCCGCAGCCACCCCGCGTCGCCGCACCCGGCCGGCAGCGCCACGTTGACCGCCGTGCCCTCGGCGCCGGTCTCGCTCGGGAAGCCGGTGCCGGGGAACAACGTCCGCGGGCTCTCGTGAAGGCTGATGGTCAGCACCCTCGGGTCGTCGTAGAACATCGCCTGCACGCCGTCGCCGTGGTGGACGTCGACGTCCACGTACGCGATGCGCCGCGCGCCCTGTTCCAGCATCCAGGCGATGCCGACGGCCGGGTCGTTGTAGACGCAGAAGCCGCTGGCCGTGCCGGGCATGGCGTGGTGCAGGCCGCCGGCCACGTTGAGCGCGTGCTCGGCCTCGCCCGTCCACACCGCGCGGGCGGCGGCCAGCGTGGCCCCCGCCACCAGCGCCGACGCCTCGTGAACGCCGGCGAAGGCGGGGTTGTCCGGGGTGCCGAGCCCGTGGAAGACGTCGGGCGCCCCGGAGGCGGACACGCGCCTGACCGCCGCGATGTAGTCGCGCGCGTGGACCAGGGCCAGCTCGTCGTCGGTCGCCGGGACGCAGCCCGTCACCGTGACCTTGTCCAGCACCCCGAGTTCGCGGGCGAGCGCCATGGTCAGCTCGACCCGGACGGGCGCGAGCGGGTGGCCGGGGCCGAAGTCGTAGGAGATCAGCCGGTCGTCCCACACCACCTGAACGGATCGGCTCACGCGGTCACCTCGCCCGCCTACGGATGGGGCGCGGGGTCACCGGCTCGCCGCACACGCTCATGAGAACGACCGTACCGCAAGGCGTGTCACCGGCCCGCGACGGCCAGGGGGGAACGGGCACGTTAGGGGATGTCTCCGGGCGTTCCCGCTCACTCCGCGCGCAGGGCGATGACCGGGTCCAGGCGGGCCGCCCTGCGCGCGGGGGCGACGCCGAAGAAGACCCCCACCCCGGCCGACACCCCGAAGGCCAGCGCCACCGACCACCAGGTGATCACCGCGGGCACCGGGGACAGCGCCTGGATCGCCAGCGACCCGCCCACGCCGATCAGGATGCCGATCATTCCGCCGATCGTCGTGAGCAGCACGGCCTCGATGAGGAACTGGCCGAGCACGTCGCGCGCGCGGGCGCCGAGCGCCTTGCGCAGGCCGATCTCGCGGGTGCGCTCGCGCACACTGACCAGCATGATGTTGGACACGCCGACCCCGCCGACCAGCAGCGAGATGCCCGCGATGGCCGCGAGCACGCCGGTGAGCATGCCGAGGACGGTGCCGATCGTGCCGAGGAGGCGGGTCTGGGTGACCCCGCTGAACCGCTCGCCCGGGTAGCGCGCGCGCAGCGCCTCCAGGACCGTGCGCCGCAGCGGCTCGACCTCGTCGGGGCCCGACGCGCCGACCGCGATGCCGTTGATCCGCGACAGCCCCACCAGGCGCTGGGCCGTGGTGACCGGGATGTGCACCTCCTGGTCCCTGGCGACGCCGAACGTCGCGCCCACCGGCTCGTACAGGCCGACGACGCGGAACCGCACCCCGGCGATCGCGACCTGGCGGCCGATCGGGTCCACGTCCCCGAAGAGCTTCTGCCCCACCTCCGACCCGAGGACGGCGACCCTGCGGCGCGTGTCCACGTCGGTCCCGCCGAGGTAGCGCCCGCGGCGCAGCGGGCGGTCGAAGATGTTGGACATGTGCTCGTCGGTGCCGGTGATCGTGGCGAACACCGCGGTGCCCCCGACCCGCACCAACTCGCCGGAGTTGACGGCGACCGTCACCTTGGCCGGGTCGCCGACGAGGCGGCGGACGAAAGCGACGTCGTCCAGGCCCAGGCGGCTCTGCGTCGGGGCGGTGCCGAGCCCGACCTCGCCGGGGACCACGAGGATGATGTTGCTGCCCAGCCCGGCGATCTCGCGTTCCACCGCCTCCTTGGCGCCCGTGCCGATGGCGACGAGGATCACCACGGCCGACACGCCGATCACGACGCCGAACATGGTCAGGGCGCTGCGCAGCCGGTTGACGCGCAGCGCCTCCAGCGCCATCCGGGACGCCTCGGCGGTCCTCACGGCGCGGCCCCGGTGTCCCGCTC containing:
- a CDS encoding ABC transporter permease, with protein sequence MRTAEASRMALEALRVNRLRSALTMFGVVIGVSAVVILVAIGTGAKEAVEREIAGLGSNIILVVPGEVGLGTAPTQSRLGLDDVAFVRRLVGDPAKVTVAVNSGELVRVGGTAVFATITGTDEHMSNIFDRPLRRGRYLGGTDVDTRRRVAVLGSEVGQKLFGDVDPIGRQVAIAGVRFRVVGLYEPVGATFGVARDQEVHIPVTTAQRLVGLSRINGIAVGASGPDEVEPLRRTVLEALRARYPGERFSGVTQTRLLGTIGTVLGMLTGVLAAIAGISLLVGGVGVSNIMLVSVRERTREIGLRKALGARARDVLGQFLIEAVLLTTIGGMIGILIGVGGSLAIQALSPVPAVITWWSVALAFGVSAGVGVFFGVAPARRAARLDPVIALRAE
- a CDS encoding acetoin utilization protein AcuC, with translation MSRSVQVVWDDRLISYDFGPGHPLAPVRVELTMALARELGVLDKVTVTGCVPATDDELALVHARDYIAAVRRVSASGAPDVFHGLGTPDNPAFAGVHEASALVAGATLAAARAVWTGEAEHALNVAGGLHHAMPGTASGFCVYNDPAVGIAWMLEQGARRIAYVDVDVHHGDGVQAMFYDDPRVLTISLHESPRTLFPGTGFPSETGAEGTAVNVALPAGCGDAGWLRAFHAVVPPLLREFAPDVLVTQHGCDSHALDPLAHLMLSLDGQRRAYAELHALAHETAGGRWLATGGGGYELVQVVPRAWTHLIAEAAGDPIEPATETPPSWRAFATERTGELPPLSMTDGRDPEFHDLSRGYDPGDSIDRAIMATRKAIFPSHGLDPEP